From a region of the Anaeromyxobacter sp. genome:
- a CDS encoding AgmX/PglI C-terminal domain-containing protein, producing MFVTMEGGLMDCYSTALRTTNKKGKTMLQFAVLPDGSVAGAQILESTFDDDATKACMVERLSKLKTPFRPSAPRFLKMPIIID from the coding sequence ATGTTCGTCACGATGGAGGGCGGCCTGATGGACTGCTACTCCACGGCCCTCCGGACGACCAACAAGAAGGGGAAGACCATGCTGCAGTTCGCCGTCCTCCCCGACGGGAGCGTGGCAGGGGCGCAGATCCTGGAGTCCACCTTCGACGACGACGCGACGAAGGCGTGCATGGTGGAGCGCCTGTCGAAGCTGAAGACGCCCTTCCGCCCGTCTGCTCCGAGGTTCCTCAAGATGCCCATCATCATCGATTAG
- a CDS encoding GTPase: MNQTEQQAVLTIAALAAFADGNQGDGEREELRRVAGSLAGEANLAAVLQEVLLGRATVEAAAGQLTQPEHRQLAYELAAGVCEADGLRVAAETRFLEGLAAALGLGQAQVAGALATADALATTPLEPATGPQPTGQAAASDAVLDPMILNYAILNGALELLPQSLASMAIIPLQMKMVYRVGRVHGYELDRGHVKDFLATAGVGLTGQYLEGIGRKLVGGLLGALGGRMLGGLGAGATGVAFSFATTHALGQVAKRYYASGRTMSGPVLKDAFASLLAQAKGLQGGYRAQIEAQARTLDLGKISELVRAR; encoded by the coding sequence ATGAACCAGACCGAGCAGCAGGCCGTCCTCACCATCGCCGCCCTGGCGGCCTTCGCCGACGGCAACCAGGGCGACGGCGAGCGGGAGGAGCTCCGGCGGGTGGCCGGGTCGCTGGCCGGTGAGGCCAACCTGGCGGCGGTGCTCCAGGAGGTGCTGCTGGGGCGCGCCACGGTGGAGGCCGCGGCGGGGCAGCTGACCCAGCCGGAGCACCGGCAGCTCGCCTACGAGCTGGCGGCCGGCGTCTGCGAGGCCGACGGCCTGCGGGTGGCGGCCGAGACCCGCTTCCTGGAGGGGCTGGCCGCGGCGCTCGGGCTCGGCCAGGCCCAGGTGGCCGGCGCGCTGGCGACGGCCGATGCGCTCGCCACGACCCCCCTCGAGCCGGCCACCGGGCCGCAGCCCACCGGCCAGGCCGCCGCCTCGGACGCCGTGCTCGATCCGATGATCCTAAACTACGCCATCCTGAACGGCGCGCTCGAGCTCCTGCCCCAGTCGTTGGCCTCCATGGCCATCATCCCGCTGCAGATGAAGATGGTCTACCGGGTCGGCCGGGTGCACGGGTACGAGCTCGACCGGGGCCACGTGAAGGACTTCCTGGCCACTGCCGGCGTCGGGCTGACCGGCCAGTACCTCGAGGGCATCGGGCGCAAGCTGGTCGGCGGCCTGCTCGGCGCGCTCGGCGGCCGGATGCTCGGCGGCCTGGGCGCTGGCGCCACGGGCGTGGCCTTCTCCTTCGCCACCACGCACGCGCTCGGACAGGTGGCCAAGCGGTACTACGCCTCCGGCCGGACCATGAGCGGGCCCGTGCTGAAGGACGCCTTCGCCTCCCTGCTGGCCCAGGCCAAGGGGCTGCAGGGCGGCTACCGCGCCCAGATCGAGGCGCAGGCGCGCACCCTGGACCTCGGCAAGATCTCGGAGCTGGTCAGGGCGCGCTGA
- a CDS encoding pirin family protein, translating into MERPPSSQPAASPTPGSVEDLELVIEPRARDLDGLVVARLLPAVARQVVGPFIFLDHFGPASLRPPQALDIRPHPHIGLATITYLLEGEILHRDSLGSAQAIRPGAVNWMTAGRGIVHSERTPAALRAAPSRLHGLQLWVALPRADEETTPGFHHHPAEALPVVRDGGVELRVLAGEAFGARAPARTSSPLFLLDVSLPDGALLPVPAGHADRAAYVVAGGLRAGGSLIQAGRLALLRSGAAPRLVAVGATRALLLGGEPLGERRHVWWNFVSSSRERIEEAKAAWAGGRFPKVPGDEVEFTPLPSRHAHPGATE; encoded by the coding sequence ATGGAACGCCCCCCGTCGTCCCAGCCCGCCGCCAGCCCCACACCGGGCTCGGTGGAGGATCTGGAGCTCGTCATCGAGCCCCGCGCTCGCGACCTCGACGGGCTCGTCGTGGCCCGGTTGCTGCCGGCCGTGGCGCGCCAGGTCGTCGGCCCGTTCATCTTCCTGGACCACTTCGGCCCGGCGTCGCTCCGGCCGCCGCAGGCGCTCGACATCCGGCCCCATCCGCACATCGGCCTGGCCACCATCACCTACCTGCTCGAGGGCGAGATCCTGCACCGCGACTCGCTCGGCTCCGCGCAGGCCATCCGGCCCGGCGCGGTCAACTGGATGACCGCCGGCCGGGGCATCGTGCACTCCGAGCGGACGCCGGCCGCGCTGCGCGCCGCTCCGTCGCGGCTCCACGGTCTGCAGCTCTGGGTGGCGTTGCCACGCGCGGACGAGGAGACCACGCCGGGCTTCCACCACCACCCGGCCGAGGCGCTGCCGGTGGTGCGCGATGGCGGTGTCGAGCTCCGGGTCCTGGCCGGGGAAGCCTTCGGCGCGCGGGCGCCGGCCCGGACCTCCTCGCCGCTCTTCCTGCTCGACGTGTCGCTGCCCGACGGGGCCCTCCTGCCGGTCCCGGCCGGGCACGCAGACCGGGCCGCCTACGTCGTCGCCGGTGGGCTCCGGGCCGGTGGCTCGCTGATCCAGGCCGGCCGGCTGGCCCTGCTCCGATCCGGTGCCGCCCCCCGCCTGGTCGCCGTCGGGGCGACCCGCGCCCTCCTGCTCGGCGGCGAGCCGCTCGGCGAGCGGCGCCACGTCTGGTGGAACTTCGTCTCCAGTTCACGAGAGCGGATCGAGGAGGCCAAGGCCGCCTGGGCCGGGGGGCGCTTCCCGAAGGTCCCCGGCGACGAGGTCGAGTTCACGCCGCTCCCGTCCCGCCACGCCCATCCAGGAGCGACCGAATGA
- a CDS encoding AbgT family transporter: MLPEPPILFATLALVVALVSGAGAALGWSVQPVRPERVTQQVAGPDGAPRIEPVLRPDGRPEVTLVPAGPPVAPRSLLSADGVYWALSSMLRNFTSLPALGLIFVAIIGIGVAERFGFFSALMRSLALRTPRPLLTPAVVLIGSSASVASDAGYVILPPLAAALYAAVGRHPVAGLAAAFAGVAGGFGAGFFPTGGDAALAGFAQEAARVVDPGYTVTILHNAWFKAASAVVVTLAGWWVTDRVVEPRLRAAGPLPASVEAVPLGVTAQEASALRRALLAMAAVLGLFAALIFVPGLPLHGPGQPTLPSGRALAQVPVVVAPPDGAPPAGGAVLAREPLLVTAAPGGARLVEPPGPRWSQVIVPLVFLAFLVPGAIYGRRTGALRTQKDLADALFHGVRSVVPVLVISFFMAQFVAWFAWSNLDRMLASAGGALLAQAHLPPWLLLALFVPVVVAGDFALSGMLSKFGALSPIFIPMFMLAGISPEATTAAYRVGDSVVNVVTPLNSYLLVVLAVLQKYRPAAGIGSLAALMLPYSAAFGLAWTALLMAWVVAGADLGPAAPILYLPP, from the coding sequence ATGCTGCCGGAGCCCCCCATCCTCTTCGCGACCCTGGCACTGGTGGTGGCGCTCGTCTCCGGCGCCGGCGCCGCGCTCGGCTGGAGCGTGCAGCCGGTCCGCCCCGAGCGCGTCACCCAGCAGGTGGCGGGGCCCGACGGCGCGCCGCGGATCGAGCCGGTGCTGCGCCCCGACGGCCGCCCCGAGGTGACCCTGGTGCCGGCCGGCCCGCCGGTTGCGCCGCGCAGCCTGCTCAGCGCGGACGGCGTCTACTGGGCCCTCTCCTCGATGCTGCGCAACTTCACCAGCCTGCCGGCCCTGGGGCTGATCTTCGTCGCCATCATCGGCATCGGCGTGGCCGAGCGGTTCGGGTTCTTCTCGGCGCTCATGCGATCGCTGGCGCTGCGCACCCCCCGGCCGCTCCTCACGCCGGCCGTCGTCCTCATCGGCTCCAGCGCCTCGGTGGCCAGCGACGCCGGCTACGTGATCCTCCCCCCGCTCGCCGCCGCCCTCTACGCGGCGGTGGGGCGCCACCCGGTGGCCGGGCTGGCGGCCGCCTTCGCCGGGGTGGCGGGCGGCTTCGGCGCTGGCTTCTTCCCGACCGGCGGGGACGCCGCGCTGGCCGGCTTCGCCCAGGAGGCGGCACGGGTGGTCGACCCCGGCTACACCGTCACCATCCTCCACAACGCCTGGTTCAAGGCCGCCTCGGCGGTGGTGGTGACGCTGGCCGGCTGGTGGGTCACCGACCGCGTCGTCGAGCCGCGGCTGCGCGCTGCCGGCCCGCTGCCCGCTTCGGTGGAGGCCGTGCCGCTCGGCGTGACGGCCCAGGAGGCGTCGGCGCTGCGGCGCGCCCTCCTCGCCATGGCGGCGGTGCTGGGGCTCTTCGCCGCCCTGATCTTCGTGCCCGGCCTGCCGCTGCACGGCCCGGGGCAGCCGACGCTGCCGAGCGGCCGGGCCCTGGCCCAGGTGCCGGTGGTGGTGGCGCCACCGGACGGGGCCCCTCCCGCCGGCGGTGCGGTGCTGGCGCGCGAGCCGCTCCTCGTCACCGCCGCGCCCGGGGGGGCCCGGCTCGTCGAGCCCCCGGGTCCCCGCTGGTCGCAGGTCATCGTGCCGCTGGTGTTCCTCGCCTTCCTGGTGCCGGGCGCGATCTACGGCCGGCGCACCGGCGCCCTGAGGACGCAGAAGGACCTGGCCGACGCGCTCTTCCACGGCGTGCGCTCGGTGGTGCCGGTGCTGGTCATCTCCTTCTTCATGGCCCAGTTCGTGGCCTGGTTCGCCTGGTCGAACCTCGACCGCATGCTGGCCTCGGCCGGCGGCGCGCTGCTGGCCCAGGCCCACCTGCCCCCGTGGCTGCTGCTCGCCCTCTTCGTGCCGGTGGTGGTGGCCGGCGACTTCGCGCTCTCCGGCATGCTCTCCAAGTTCGGCGCGCTCTCGCCCATCTTCATCCCCATGTTCATGCTGGCCGGGATCTCGCCCGAGGCCACCACCGCCGCCTACCGCGTCGGCGACTCGGTGGTGAACGTGGTCACCCCGCTCAACTCCTACCTGCTGGTGGTGCTGGCGGTGCTGCAGAAGTACCGGCCCGCGGCCGGCATCGGCAGCCTGGCGGCCCTCATGCTCCCCTACTCGGCCGCCTTCGGGCTGGCCTGGACCGCCCTCCTGATGGCCTGGGTGGTGGCGGGCGCCGACCTGGGCCCGGCGGCGCCGATCCTCTACCTCCCGCCGTGA
- the zupT gene encoding zinc transporter ZupT: MAGLATGLGSALALLAKRTNLRLLSWSLAFSAGAMLCVSFMEILPKANASLVRSFGSSWAGWLAALGFFAGVVAMAIVDKLVPHHEPPAGAALQRLQAPGRTTVPPTDEQRRLRRMGLFTALAVALHNFPEGVATFLAAIEDPRTGVAIAVAVALHNIPEGVSVSAPIFYATGSRGRACVYSLLSGLTEPLGGLFAALTLGWLLPQHAVGLVFASVAGVMVYVSLDELLPTARQYGRRHEVLAGLAAGTAVMAVSLLLLH, from the coding sequence ATGGCCGGGCTGGCCACCGGGCTGGGCAGCGCACTCGCGCTCCTCGCCAAGCGCACCAACCTGCGGCTGCTGTCCTGGTCGCTCGCGTTCTCGGCCGGCGCCATGCTGTGCGTCTCGTTCATGGAGATCCTGCCGAAGGCCAACGCCAGCTTGGTCCGGAGCTTCGGATCCTCCTGGGCGGGCTGGCTGGCCGCGCTCGGCTTCTTCGCTGGCGTCGTCGCCATGGCCATCGTGGACAAGCTGGTGCCTCACCACGAGCCGCCTGCGGGCGCCGCCCTGCAGCGGCTCCAGGCCCCTGGCCGGACCACGGTGCCCCCCACCGACGAGCAACGGCGCTTGAGACGGATGGGGCTGTTCACCGCCCTGGCCGTCGCGCTTCACAACTTCCCGGAAGGCGTGGCGACCTTCCTGGCGGCGATCGAGGACCCGCGCACCGGCGTCGCCATCGCCGTTGCGGTCGCGCTGCACAACATCCCGGAGGGCGTCAGCGTGTCGGCGCCGATCTTCTACGCCACCGGCAGCCGCGGCCGGGCGTGCGTGTACTCGCTCCTGTCCGGGTTGACCGAACCGCTCGGCGGCCTGTTCGCCGCCCTGACGCTGGGCTGGTTGCTGCCGCAGCACGCCGTGGGGCTGGTGTTCGCCAGCGTCGCCGGGGTGATGGTGTACGTGTCGCTCGACGAGCTGCTCCCGACGGCGCGCCAGTACGGCCGCAGGCACGAAGTGTTGGCTGGCCTGGCCGCTGGCACGGCGGTGATGGCGGTGAGCCTGTTGCTGCTGCACTGA
- a CDS encoding ion transporter: MRILIEGAPFERAITALIIANAVTLGIETSPPVAARFGDSLHHFDRLVLAVFVVELLLRFFVHRGRFFRDPWRVFDLVVVGIAVVPAGGAFAVLRALRVLRVLRLVSLVPSMRGVVGALLKALPGMASIIGLLGLVLYVSAVMATKLFGEIAPDLFGNLGASLFTLFQVMTVEGWPDIARGVMAQSPYAWIFFVVYLLVATFMVLNLFIAVVVNAMQSRVTEDLKDEGEAHTRLILEEVRALRRDVEALRGSSKS; encoded by the coding sequence CTGCGCATCCTGATCGAGGGCGCGCCTTTCGAGAGAGCCATCACGGCGCTGATCATCGCGAACGCCGTGACGCTCGGCATCGAAACCTCGCCACCGGTCGCGGCCCGCTTCGGCGACTCGCTCCACCACTTCGACCGGCTGGTGCTGGCCGTGTTCGTGGTCGAGCTGCTGCTGCGCTTCTTCGTCCATCGTGGCCGCTTCTTCCGGGACCCCTGGCGCGTGTTCGACCTGGTGGTCGTGGGGATCGCGGTGGTTCCCGCGGGCGGTGCCTTCGCCGTCCTGCGCGCCCTGCGCGTGCTGCGCGTGCTCCGGCTGGTCTCGCTGGTGCCGTCGATGCGCGGCGTGGTGGGCGCGCTGCTCAAGGCGCTGCCAGGCATGGCGTCGATCATCGGGCTGCTGGGGCTCGTGCTCTACGTCTCGGCGGTGATGGCCACGAAGCTGTTCGGGGAAATCGCGCCGGACCTCTTCGGCAACCTCGGCGCGTCGCTGTTCACGCTCTTCCAGGTGATGACCGTCGAAGGCTGGCCCGACATCGCTCGCGGCGTCATGGCGCAGTCGCCGTACGCCTGGATCTTCTTCGTCGTCTACCTGCTCGTCGCGACGTTCATGGTGTTGAATTTGTTCATCGCGGTGGTCGTCAACGCGATGCAGTCACGGGTCACGGAAGATCTGAAGGACGAGGGGGAGGCGCACACCCGGTTGATCCTCGAGGAGGTGCGCGCGCTGCGGCGAGACGTCGAGGCGCTGCGCGGGTCGTCGAAGTCGTGA
- a CDS encoding class I SAM-dependent methyltransferase yields MLEFLSKVGVRWPTNMDTYRRQMKQRYGAHALDGIFSEFDKHGRPEPAFYESKNRNLRFSLDLSFQLDGHFLAEFMSGIVIEHRKYRDPPKKALDLGCDCGILACFYAWHFPEAEVLGLDITENAIANASVLAEKLELKNVSFRVANLSMLLEMQLPQGAFDLVTCVSVLHSIQEMPNPGVGPLEFLTLPPADAWSRPLSQIAPLLSSDGIFVSSERLATKRALGWCVRAMAESGMAVVWRASGLLTYKAPDEQRHGNLSSRNKPVLTGTRGEMKLDSLPPESERLMGKWK; encoded by the coding sequence GTGCTCGAGTTCTTGTCAAAGGTCGGCGTGAGGTGGCCCACCAACATGGACACCTACCGCCGACAAATGAAGCAGCGCTACGGAGCCCACGCGCTCGACGGGATCTTCAGCGAGTTCGACAAGCACGGTCGCCCCGAACCCGCCTTCTACGAGTCGAAGAACAGGAACCTCCGGTTCAGTCTCGATCTGTCGTTTCAGCTCGACGGCCACTTCCTTGCTGAATTCATGTCGGGGATCGTCATAGAGCACCGGAAGTACCGCGACCCGCCGAAGAAGGCTCTCGATCTGGGGTGCGACTGCGGGATTCTGGCGTGCTTCTACGCGTGGCACTTCCCCGAGGCAGAGGTACTGGGCCTCGACATCACGGAGAATGCGATCGCGAATGCCTCGGTGTTGGCCGAGAAGCTCGAGCTGAAGAACGTTTCGTTTCGCGTGGCGAACCTCTCAATGCTTCTCGAAATGCAGCTTCCTCAAGGGGCATTCGACCTGGTCACCTGCGTCTCAGTCCTGCATTCGATACAAGAGATGCCGAACCCCGGTGTGGGGCCTCTTGAGTTCCTGACGCTTCCACCGGCGGACGCCTGGTCACGTCCGTTGTCACAGATCGCTCCATTGCTCTCATCCGACGGAATCTTCGTGTCGTCCGAGAGGCTCGCGACGAAGAGGGCGTTGGGGTGGTGCGTGCGTGCCATGGCAGAGAGCGGCATGGCGGTAGTCTGGCGCGCCAGCGGGCTACTCACCTACAAGGCGCCGGACGAGCAGCGGCACGGCAACCTCAGCTCGCGCAACAAGCCTGTCCTTACTGGCACACGAGGTGAGATGAAATTGGACTCGCTGCCTCCGGAATCGGAGAGACTCATGGGCAAGTGGAAGTGA
- a CDS encoding tetratricopeptide repeat protein: MERAVEFMVAGRYGEALGPLDEATKVCPTNHKAWGNRGSCLVHLGRHQEALASLERALSANPGYALAWENMGHLLCDTGKEDRALECFLRAISMDPSLVLSKLRAGRIFIDRKKLDSAIALFDQVLASEPKNTVALSKRALALHEKGDKKTAFEAYMAAMEANPLDAETINNFGTLFEEIGNPDGAANLYGMALKANPNYRPARQNLARVQSQGGPMPAGPTPTAKPPAKPPQQPKTRDSGDAIIDEAERLGLLVDRDIGFIPEAMPMFERASVAFHRLVVDAMRMAAASRDPQQGLAVMQRSCMYLFGKGVQAVMVWGLTSDGKFGLDFQPGEMIQMKLGPSPELSPEANQAAAGTMKFGIPLFAAHQAFMQEVIPTMPHADEAFVQSEMLKTLQWVPKIAISYGLKKGYHKGSPAA, from the coding sequence ATGGAGCGTGCCGTGGAGTTCATGGTCGCGGGGAGGTACGGCGAGGCCCTCGGGCCGCTGGATGAGGCCACCAAGGTATGCCCCACGAACCACAAGGCCTGGGGCAACCGGGGAAGTTGCCTCGTGCATCTCGGGAGACACCAGGAGGCTCTCGCAAGCCTTGAACGTGCTCTCTCCGCCAATCCCGGATACGCCCTGGCGTGGGAGAACATGGGCCACTTGCTTTGCGACACGGGCAAGGAGGACCGGGCGCTGGAGTGCTTCCTGAGGGCGATCAGCATGGATCCAAGCCTCGTCCTGTCGAAGCTGCGCGCCGGTCGCATATTCATCGACCGGAAGAAGCTCGACTCGGCCATCGCGCTCTTTGATCAGGTGCTGGCCAGCGAACCGAAGAACACGGTGGCGCTGTCGAAGCGCGCCCTTGCACTCCATGAGAAGGGCGACAAGAAGACTGCCTTCGAGGCGTACATGGCCGCCATGGAGGCGAACCCGCTCGACGCCGAAACGATCAACAACTTCGGCACCCTCTTCGAGGAGATCGGCAACCCTGATGGTGCGGCCAACCTCTACGGAATGGCGCTAAAGGCCAATCCGAACTATCGGCCAGCGCGGCAGAACTTGGCGAGAGTCCAGTCTCAGGGCGGCCCGATGCCGGCTGGCCCAACACCCACCGCCAAGCCCCCTGCAAAGCCACCACAACAGCCCAAGACTCGGGACTCCGGCGATGCCATCATCGACGAGGCCGAGCGGTTGGGGCTGCTCGTCGACCGGGACATTGGCTTCATCCCCGAGGCGATGCCGATGTTCGAGCGCGCGAGCGTGGCCTTCCACCGGCTCGTGGTCGACGCCATGAGGATGGCCGCGGCATCCCGGGACCCTCAGCAAGGGCTTGCCGTCATGCAGCGCTCCTGCATGTACCTCTTCGGCAAGGGCGTCCAAGCGGTCATGGTGTGGGGGCTCACCTCCGACGGGAAGTTCGGGCTCGACTTCCAGCCGGGCGAGATGATCCAGATGAAGCTGGGCCCGTCTCCCGAGCTGTCGCCCGAAGCCAACCAGGCTGCGGCCGGCACAATGAAGTTCGGCATCCCGCTCTTCGCGGCTCACCAGGCGTTCATGCAGGAGGTGATCCCGACCATGCCGCACGCCGACGAGGCGTTCGTGCAGTCGGAGATGCTGAAGACGCTCCAATGGGTCCCCAAGATCGCGATCAGCTATGGCCTTAAGAAGGGCTACCACAAGGGTTCGCCGGCGGCGTAG
- a CDS encoding HNH endonuclease gives MPSPLIPTLLEKAALDNGFDQELGQAAGWLAYASTHAPLTVWLTVRDGQLMAALSRRDVAGGLADLGRAATAQLPAGAAVVLNVENIGELGRFLRRAFQLARTLPNELLRVFEQKTASMPRTTEAERLVVQRVGQDVFRAGLLDYWEGKCAITGLAVPELLRASHIKPWADCETDAERLDVFNGLLLAPHLDAAFDKGFFTVSDNGDVLVSPGLAPEARLVLGLNQALRVDRLADRHRTYLPWHRRHICRDGER, from the coding sequence ATGCCCTCGCCATTGATTCCGACGCTGCTAGAGAAGGCCGCGCTCGACAACGGCTTCGACCAGGAGCTCGGGCAGGCGGCTGGCTGGCTCGCCTACGCCAGCACCCACGCTCCACTGACGGTCTGGCTCACGGTCCGGGATGGCCAACTCATGGCCGCCTTGTCCCGCAGGGACGTTGCTGGAGGCCTCGCCGATCTGGGCAGGGCGGCCACGGCCCAGCTACCCGCCGGCGCTGCCGTCGTTCTCAACGTTGAGAACATCGGCGAGTTGGGTCGCTTCCTCCGCCGGGCCTTCCAGCTCGCCAGGACCCTCCCCAACGAGCTGCTGCGCGTGTTCGAGCAGAAGACGGCCTCGATGCCCAGGACGACGGAGGCCGAGCGACTCGTCGTCCAGCGGGTGGGCCAGGACGTGTTCCGGGCCGGCCTGCTGGACTACTGGGAGGGGAAGTGCGCCATCACCGGCCTGGCCGTTCCAGAGCTCCTCCGGGCCAGTCACATCAAGCCCTGGGCCGACTGTGAGACCGATGCGGAGAGGCTGGACGTGTTCAACGGGCTCCTGCTGGCCCCGCACCTTGACGCTGCATTCGACAAAGGATTCTTCACCGTGAGCGACAACGGTGATGTCCTGGTGTCGCCTGGTTTGGCGCCCGAGGCGCGCCTGGTCCTGGGCCTGAACCAGGCACTCAGGGTGGATCGACTGGCAGACAGGCACCGGACTTATTTGCCGTGGCACCGGCGTCACATCTGTCGGGATGGTGAGCGGTGA